The Lycium barbarum isolate Lr01 chromosome 10, ASM1917538v2, whole genome shotgun sequence genome includes a region encoding these proteins:
- the LOC132612715 gene encoding uncharacterized protein LOC132612715, protein MDVLDYLERSITDEDNVILTAPPTIQEVKDSVLSIDPDSAPDPDGLSGCFYQSTWDVIANDLHMAVVAVFSGATLLKYFTHTCIMMIPKVQHPQKFDDLRPISLCNVSSKVISKVINTRLLGILLRIISKNQSGFVKWRATTENILLAQEILNDIKKPNRGKNVVINLDMTKAYDRVSWSYLCQALRNMGFSDEWTWFLQVRKRSEARRPLSPSLFILSAELLSQMLNKLQNSLGHKGFYMKNYGPQINHLTFADDTILFCNGSKKSLRKVVNTLKEYELISGQLINKSKSNFSMDDNTDVGNIVRVQQATGTKKLAHFSGIIDKIINRIRGWHTNLLSTGGRAVLIRHVLLDFPIPLLSAVHPLKRTLETIEKYMARFLWSGQDSGGKHHWVSWENICFPYQEGGSKTLAKLSKPSSGEASEIPTLFGVKS, encoded by the exons ATGGATGTTCTTGATTACCTAGAGAGATCAATAACTGATGAGGACAATGTAATACTCACTGCTCCACCTACAATACAAGAGGTAAAGGACAGTGTTTTATCTATTGATCCTGATAGTGCACCAGACCCTGATGGCCTGAGTGGTTGCTTCTACCAGAGTACTTGGGATGTCATTGCAAATGATTTGCACATGGCAGTAGTAGCAGTCTTCTCAGGTGCTACCCTTCTTAAGTACTTCACACATACTTGCATTATGATGATACCAAAAGTCCAACACCCCCAGAAATTCGATGATTTAAGACCAATAAGCCTCTGCAATGTGTCCAGTAAGGTAATATCTAAAGTCATCAATACCAGATTGTTAGGTATCCTCCTAAGGATCATATCCAAGAATCAAAGTGGCTTTGTCAAATGGAGGGCCACCACTGAAAATATTTTATTAGCCCAGGAAATCCTAAATGACATCAAGAAGCCTAACAGAGGGAAGAATGTTGTTATAAATCTTGACATGACCAAAGCTTATGACAGAGTATCCTGGTCATACCTCTGTCAGGCCTTGAGAAATATGGGCTTCTCTGATGAATGG ACATGGTTTCTTCAAGTCCGGAAGAGGTCTGAGGCAAGGAGACCCCTATCCCCCTCTTTGTTCATCCTCAGTGCTGAACTCCTGTCCCAAATGCTCAATAAGCTTCAGAATTCTCTAGGTCACAAAGGATTCTATATGAAGAATTATGGGCCCCAAATCAATCATCTTACTTTTGCTGATGATACTATTCTCTTCTGTAATGGGAGCAAGAAGTCTCTAAGGAAAGTTGTGAATACTTTAAAGGAATATGAGCTTATATCTGGACAGCtgataaacaagagcaaaagtAACTTTTCTATGGATGATAACACTGATGTTGGCAACATAGTTAGAGTTCAACAAGCCACAG GAACAAAGAAACTGGCACACTTCTCAGGAATCATTGACAAGATCATAAATAGAATCAGAGGCTGGCACACTAATCTATTATCTACAGGAGGAAGAGCAGTTCTAATTAGACATGTTCTATTGGATTTTCCTATCCCCCTTCTATCAGCTGTACATCCTCTTAAAAGAACTTTGGAAACCATTGAGAAATACATGGCCAGGTTTTTATGGTCAGGACAAGACAGTGGAGGCAAGCATCATTGGGTATCATGGGAGAATATTTGCTTTCCATATCAAGAAGGAGGCTCAAAGACACTTGCGAAGCTTTCAAAGCCAAGCAGTGGTGAAGCCTCAGAAATTCCAACTCTCTTTGGAGTGAAATCATGA